TAATGTGCTTTGTAACTCTTATTGCactatataaaagttattattgttgtcatgatcatcatcatcattgttatctGCCATTGCCAGTTCTGTGTTCCTGAAAAAAGAATTCCCCGAATTCAGAGCATCCTCTCCTGCCACTATTAGTATCTCACTCGCCCAGGCAGCCCCAATTGGGGATCATGTGAAATCTTCACCTTGATTTCTATCTAAATGGCTCCTCTGCATTTACAGGTGACCATGACATCAGCTGAGTCCATGCAGGCACCTGTATGTCTGATAGAAAACGACAATGGAGAGCTGATAGTAAACCAGGAAGCCCTGGAGATTCTTACTTCCATCACCAAGCCTGTGGTGGTGGTAGCTATTGCTGGCCTGTGTCGCACTGGAAAATCCTACCTGATGAACAGACTAGCGGGAAAGAACAATGGTGAGTGGAGTCTCTGGCCCCTGGGAGTCTGCTTTTGGAGGATTTTGTGCCACAAGTTAGTTGCAACAAGGCATGTCCAAGACCTAATGAAGGTTTAAAAACTGGCTCTTGGTTTACTGTTGCCTtccagtcaataagtatttattaagtgactagtGTGTACTAGAATGGCAGCTATGTGTTCAGTagactggacttggaatcaagaagactcatcttcatgagttcaaatctggcctcagatat
The DNA window shown above is from Gracilinanus agilis isolate LMUSP501 unplaced genomic scaffold, AgileGrace unplaced_scaffold57593, whole genome shotgun sequence and carries:
- the LOC123256285 gene encoding guanylate-binding protein 1-like, which encodes MTSAESMQAPVCLIENDNGELIVNQEALEILTSITKPVVVVAIAGLCRTGKSYLMNRLAGKNNGFSLGSTVQSHTKGIWMWCVPHPRRSDHILVLLDTEGLGDVEK